Genomic DNA from Tetrapisispora phaffii CBS 4417 unassigned scaffold 17:
GATTCGGTGATTCACTTTGCAAGTTTGAAGGCGGTGGGCGAGTCCGCAAAAGTCCCATTGAGGTACTACCGCAAGAATATCCTAGCGgctttgaatttattagaGCTTATGGAGCAATACGAGGTTAAAATATTGGTCTTTGCTTCCTCTGCCACTGTGTATGGGGATGCGACGAAACAACCAGGGATGATTCCAATTCCGGAAACTTGTCCATTGGGGCCAACCAATCCTTACGGGAGCACAAAAGTcataattgaaaaacttCTGCATGATCTACACATTTCAGATGAGAAGCTCTGGAAATTCGCCATCTTAAGGTACTTCAATCCAATTGGCGCGCATCCATCAGGTTTGATTGGTGAAGATCCATCGGGTGTTCCAAATAATTTAGTACCGTACATGGCACAAGTTGCCAGTGGGAAGATAGAAAAATTGAGAATTTTCGGTAATGATTATGACACAAGGGACGGTACTGCAATTAGAGACTATGTTCATGTGGTGGATTTAGCAAAAGGTCATGTTGCAGCTTTAAGatatttagaaaaaaaagatgaCGAAAATGAGGGTATCTGTCGAGAATGGAATTTAGGTTCAGGCACGGGCTCTACTGTTTTAGAAGTTTACAATGCCTTTTGTAAGGCTTATGGTAAAGAAATCCCATATGAAATTGTTGGTAGAAGGGATGGAGATGTCATTAATTTGACTGCAAAAATAGACAGGGCCgtaaaagaattaaattgGAAGCCTCAATTGGACGTTGCTGATGCATGTGAAAGTTTATGTAGATAAGCGATTAAGAAATGCTTTTGGATGAGTATACTTCTTGTATACGGTTCTTACCTGCACTATCGAAAGATGTTAATGCAATAGTTGCTAATAGTAGTGTTGTAATACTCTCACTAACCTACGATAATTATTGCTGAATACAATATGGCTGTATATGGAAAGTGATAAGTATGTATTATCAGATGATCTAAGAGGCGTTTTATCTACtacatattattttaaattccaacaaaatttctaattttagTTTACGTTTTATAAACTTGGCAGAATAGACTATTATGGAACGGTAGAGTTGAAGTTATAAAATGAGCACTAGCACATTCATAATTAACACTAATGTGCACACTTCTTGGAGAGAAAGTTAGAGAAGGGTAACTCAGAGAAAAAATGCTTTTTGTCTTAGTGCATGAAGAGCAAAAAGAGTAGTTGCGAATATGAAACCatttttaaacaaattatttacacaaaatatctttatacCAAACATCTTTCTAAGTCTATTTGGATACATCTTGAAGCTACTTCATATCACTGAGTATTGCACCACGGTTCTTTTAACAAACAACCGTAAGTGGCTCCGAGATACTTCAATATAAGAAGCTGCATTGGTTGATAAACACAACAAGCTTGTCCAAATTGATATCGCAAAAGCAATGAATTGTCAGAACTAGGTAATGGTACGCTTTTATGTGAGTGGTgtttaaaatcaattaactattttgattcaatgaaacaaaacaatgatgactttcaaaatttcaaactTAACAACAATTGCTGCTTTCTCTTACCATGGAGGTAGATATTGGACTTAAAACATTAACTTGGGACATAACAAGATTCTCTTCACTGATATTGAACGCATGTATATTCTAGCAGTGACTTCGACGTTAGATCACCAACTTTAAATAGGAGAATTCATGAAAGTATTGTTTAACGGAGCACTTTGCTCGCATTGTTTCCCTACCAAAACATTGAAGTTCAGCATCTGTTGACCTACCACTGCATATTTTATCTCCGAgatataatgaaataaagCTGCCATCTTCgattttttttgttaaatCGGTACATGATACAATTGCTGCAGTTTATTGTCTTGGAATTGCTTTGAGAAACACATATCAGCACCATCAATCAGTTGTTTATTTGGGTCGTGATTCAAAACAAACAGtaaaatgtaaaattttGACAAACACTCATCAGTATTACGAAAGCTAATTGTGAACTTTAGATGATACAAATGCATTCGGATAATACAGTGTGAGATTATGGCTGTATTAAGAGAAATATCAGAGAATTTATCATTCGATATATTCTCAATGAACTCCATGTTCTCATCCCAATTAAGACAAATCTCAAACTAGCGAAAATATCAGTTCAATTAATTGTTCTACTTCTAGGAAACATGGTATCAGGGCTACTGGAAATTAAAGTTTCTGAAGTCCATAGATAATTAACACATACGTTTATTAATAAGATTGACATAATAACTAGTTATGGTCTCCATTTTAGCTTCAAGAAAGCTGcaaatataattacaaGAGATACTGATAGCAACCTTTTATGTTTAAGTTACACCACAGTAAGATCCGAAGATACATATATCTAGTCAATTTATTCttcatatatttcaattgacAGATACGTTGAAATTGctaaattataaaattatctgAAGTCGATCtactaatatattttgaaagGGAGTAGCGATCTCGAATTcctaaaataaaataacaatCGTTGTGGGGAAACTAAACCATTACCTATAATTATGCGTGATATTTGTGTTAATACAAGAGCGTCAATTTTACTTGAGGCAAAATTCAGAGAACTCGTCTGTCCAGGCATGAGCAATTAACGTAGTTGGTGATTTACAATTgttgtttaataaaataaccAGTCCTTAATATTAGTAATGCAGAAATAATTACTTACTTTAGAAGACGGTGTGCTACTTTTCTAAGAGTATTTGGTAAAGTTCAATTAATGTGATCAAGCAGATAAGAAAAACGACTTATgatttattgatatatctGATCCAGTCCCTGGGAGCGAGTTAgggatatatatatgagacggtatattaaatttaggCAAAATTTTGATGGCAACTTTATTTCATGAACTTAAATAGATGCAGTTTCTGTATGTGCAAATAGCCAAATGATATGTTTTGAAGTTTCATTATAGTAAATTTATGGATTCTAAAAAATTAGATTATTATAGAAAATCGATTTATGATGTGACCTAGTGCTGTAGTAATGATAAGAACTTTACAACAGagttttgttttattttgacTGTGCACATTTATCTCAAAGGGACTTATTATTGTGAATTGTAGATTTCCAGATAAAACAACTTTATGAACTCTGTTCTAATTAGTGGATCCGAATTCCTAACTGACAACATATCgtcatttaatttattgaatgcACATATTAAACatacatttattttttagGATAAGAACTAAAAAGCTTAAAGTTTAAAAAGCTCATGCGTTTTTTTGAGTTAACTTTATAACTTATCGTTAACTGCTATTGATTTGATTAGAAAGCAAACTATGGGTATTCATTGCATTTActtatattcaaatagaGGTTATTTGAttagaaagaaaaagatatatgatattgaaaactACGTAAAATAGAAACTTCGGTCTATTTTTGTATAATGATCATGAAAATTAGAATATGTCACCAACATGCTATCCATATTTTAACTTTCTTCGATAGTTTACTTTACCATGTCATTTTGTTTCACAATATCCAAAGAAGCTTCTTTTTACTAGTTTGCATTCTTTTCTACTTTTATTCATTTCGATTTTGACATTAGTAGACATACTTTCTTCTAGctatttctttcaattaaatgatCATAAAAATGTCCTAACCCTAATTGAGCAGTACTTTGGCCAGTTACTATTCCCATTTTTCTCTTATCTATTAGAACAAAGAGAAACTCTCCTATTTACCACTTGGATTTGGTATAAAAAGGTCCATGATAGTAAGATAATGCCATTTTAACTTAAATGTTCTCAAAGGTTATCTCCATGGTAGTATTCAAAGCAATCCGCATATAAAATTTCCTTCTTTTTAACTAGGAATAATAGTTGAAAGCTCATAATTAAAAGAGTGATTACGTTCATGAAGTAAATAACGTTTCTGAGCTCCTGGATGTTCTTGTATCCTTCTTCAATCCTTAATGCCTAAGTAGTAAAAACCAACATGTTGTTTGTTCTGTAAATGTAATTCGtaattatttcttcttaCAATAACTACTGAAAGTTCAATATGTCATTATTTCGATGATGGATTAAAAGGCAATTATAAAAgtatcaaatattttatttgtgtTATTGTATTTAATCTTTAAAACACTGATAGTATGatcttaatatttattcagATTGATGGTGTTATTCTATAATTTAAGCTTAATCAAGTctgttaaatataattgatttatcCACTTTCGATAAAAAAACCTTATCTTGATCGTTGGTCTTCAGTATTTCAAAACTTAACGTATACTTTTCATTACTAATCTTAATATGAATTTTCATCATGTTTAAAAATCTCATTATACAgcttttaaaatattaaactaTTAAAAACGaactaaaataaaaacaactATTGACTTAGAATATGAATGTATTCATAAAAGAAACCGACAGCATGCATAACAGTGTCTAAGTCAATATGTTCATCGGCAGCGTGAAGTAAACCAGTTAAGTTGAAGTTCGCAAAACCTGGTTGGTAACGGTAGATATTTTCTGTCAAATTCCAGTAATGTTTAGAATCAGAGTTCGCTGTCATAAGAGATGGTGCAACGTATAATGTAGTATTCTTGTCTTCACCGAATACATGTGGGAAAAcaacatcttcaaaataacCTCTAATGGTACCAGCTAATTGATCCCATACATCATTTGTTGGAGAGACCGGAGATGGTTCAAAAATAGAGGTAACATCAACAACAATACAACCTTTTCTTGTGCATGGAATTCGggtattattttgaataacCAATCCTAAACCATTCTTTAAAGCAACAGAAGCAGCATTGGCACCAAATTTGATGATTTGTTCCATGGAATTAGATTCAGGAGCGATCCTGGAGTTGATGGTTAAAGAAGTGAAAGTTGGTAATTGATTGTCACCGTTACCAGCATCAATTACATCAACGGCTTGAGAACCTCTGATGAAATATTCACCATATTCACCACCAAAAGATTGAATGAAAGATATAGCAGCCTCGTTAGCAGTATCATTAGTAAAAGCGTTAGCAAAAGTTTGCTTGATAGTCTTTGGAATCAGAGGTGATTTATCGATAATACATGTGAAGAATTGACTGATAGGATTTTCGTTTGTGTATTGCACTggaaatttattatcttcaataGTAGTAATCAATTGTGCAGCAATACCGATGTTTGTATGATCTGGAGGAGTAGAAGCATGACCACCGGTACCgtttattgaaatttcaagatTCATTAGACCTTTTTCAGAAACACCTGGAGCAGCAACCCAGACACCAGTCAAATTTGTAATAGCGTTACCACCTTCATCGATAATGGAATAAATACCATTTTCACCATATCTTTCTAATAATACTTTATTTATGTAGGCAGCACCGTAATAGCCTGAAATTTCTTCGTCACAACCACTAACTAAGATGACGGTTCTGTTCGGGTTGAATTCTGGTTCGTTTTCCAAGATATATTCCATACTTTGTAGCATACTGATcaacatatttttatcatcaaaGGAACCACGACCCCATACGTAGGTACCATCCCAATATCCGGAGAAAGGTTCATGTTCCCAGGCAGCCAATGTGTAGTTATCAATTGGGACAACATCTTGATGAGCGGAGAAAACGTTCGGCTTTAAAGACTCATCTGTACCATTCCAAGTAATAATTAGCGAGAATTCGTTGACAGTTTCAACGTTCAAGTTTGACCAAACTTTTGGGAAATCTTTTTCCAACTGTTGATGGAATTTCTTAAAAACCTGCCAACCTTCGAAATCAGGCTCATCAGCAGGATCCGGGAAGTCAGCCTCGGTTATGGTTGGGATTTTAACTGCATTTACCAACTTGTTCTTAGTCTCATTTCTGAATGTCTCGTTAAAGATAATGCTAGAGACGATAGATGAATCATTACCATACAACTTTGTATAACCACCACAATCCGGTATAGTAGTATTTGAGCTTGCAGCTTGACCAAGAGAAGTCAAAGCAGCTGCAGAAAATAGTGTGGGTACAATGTTATTAACCTTCATTGAATGAACAGTGTGGAGATGCTCTTTTGGGTGGACATGGAAAGGAGACCGTCAAAAGAGCGAATGTAATCTTTCGAACCATTGATCAAACCGTGAATAGTATCCAGTTATATACCTATTTGAAACATCAGAATTTTTCGACGACTTGACTTTCAAGAATAAAACTATCATTTACTCAATAGACAGAGATTCTGTTAAATGCCTGctttatttcttttttcacTTATTGCAGATGCTAAACGATTGCAACAATACTAAGCAGTAGGAGACTCACTACTCCACTTCCCCATCCCCCTCCCTTCCCCAAACAAATAGGACCCAAGAGAACCCTTATAGCACCAATTTCATGCAATCCAGTACAAAAGGAGGAGGTCCTCCTTGAGCACCCGCCTGGAGCTGAGCAAGAAATGTTGTTGGATTGCTAAAATTGTGACCCATTTCACTCAATCCCATCggaatatatttcattactCGGCGGCCAATGCAGCTCCTAACGAATACATGACTTCAACCTTGACCACTCACGAAGTTGCTGATGCTGAGGCTTCTCATCCAACAAAACAGGACCGTTGCCTTGTCTTGTCTTGCATGCCTACGTATATATCTTCTGCTTCCGCAACTCCCAACAATCTTATGAAAGTCCCACCACCCCACCAGTAACCGGCAACCGGTGCTCTTCAGGGAACAACTACCAAATATCCCATGATGATGACCTGGGTGGATTGGTAGGTTGGTGGGTCATTCCATTCGTTGGTTCTGtttcttctcttcttttCCCACCAATGAATCCAGCCTCATGGTCTCATTGCTGAAACTTGTCGCCTTATTCGGAACAGGCCGATGCCCCGACGAAGCAACGGAATCTCGGTGCAGCCGAGAAAACGCTTCCGTTCCGCCCAGGATATACCTTCTTGGTCACGGCGATTTGAAAAGCTTCGAAACTGCTAAGGATATTGCCTCTGAAATGTGGTTGATGAGTTTTGTCGAGCTGCATGGAACGCTAAACGGTGGTAGTGATGGGCTTAAGCAGTGCTGATCTGTGAGCTTTAAGTAAATCTCGAAGATCGTCAAGCTCGACGTCAATCGGTGGTTGAATGGTTGTGAAAGATGGTCTTGTGATGTTCAAAGACGTCAATTATATTCGTAGTTATTTACTTGTAATTATGTAATCGTAAGCTGATCGTAGAGagattatttatttattgtttggCATTGGTAGCTTCAGTTAACTTAGCTTGGGCAATCAAGTTAGATGGAGCGTCCATGACTGGTAACATGATTTCGATCAATCTGATCTTGGAGTTTTCGTTAAAGGCCCTGTCAGAAGCTAACTTGTCCCATTCACCGGTGGTAGCGACTCTGTGGTTTTCGTAGTCCTTAGCACCGAAGGTTGATAGGATGTCTAGGTGCTTCCAGTTTTGGATTTCGTTGTATTCAGCAGTTGGACCGTGGATCAACTTTTCGATGGTGTAACCGTTGTTGTTTAAGACGAAGATGTACGGCTTCAGGTTCCATCTGATCATGGTGGAGATTTCTTGAACTGTCAATTGTAAAGAGCCGTCGCCGATGAAGACGATAGTTCTCTTCTTTGGGTCGATTTCTTCGGCGGCGAAAGCGGCACCTAGGGTAGCACCGCCGGTGAAACCGATGGAACCCCATAGGACTTGGGAGATACCGTATGTGTTAGTTGGGAAGTGAGTCTGGTTGATACCGAAAGCAGAGGTACCCGTTTCGGTCAAAACGATATCACCTTCCTTTAAGAACTTACCGACTTGGTTCCATAGCCATTCTTGCTTTAATGGAGTTTCAGCTGGAGTAGCTGGGTTGGCTGGAACTGGAGCTGGGATGGCGACTGGCTTGTAGCCCTTGATAACAGAACCGACTTGAGCAActaatttttctaaaacGAATTTCATTTGGACACCTGGGAAGGAAGCCTTTCTGATCTTGATGTGGTCAGAGTGGAATTCAACAATGTTCTTGGTGTTGTAAGAGTAAGAGAAAGAACCAGTGTTAAAATCGGATAATAGAGCACCGACAGATAAGATCAAGTCAGCGGATTCAACAGCCTTCTTAACTTCTGGTCTGGATAAAGTACCGACGTAAACACCACCGAATCTTGGGTGTTGTTCATCGATGGAACCCTTACCCATTGGGGTAACGAAAGATGGGAATTGAGTAGTATCGATCAAAGCCTTGGTTTCAGCCTTGACATCGTGTCTAGAAGCACAAGCATCAGCCAAGATGATTGGGTTCTTGGCATCCTTGATTAATTCTAAGATAGCACCTAAAACTTCAGTTTCAGCATCGACATCGTTTGGTTTCAAAGATAAGTCAATTGGAGTGTTTAAGACATCAGCTGGGACCATTAAGTCAACCATGTTAGCTGGTAGACCTAAGTAGACAGTCCTTTGGGAAATGTAAGTGGCCTTGATACATCTGTCAATTTCAGCTTGAGCAGAAGCAATGTCAGTGATCATAGAAGTGGTTTCAGAGATACAAGCAGACATTCTGTGGAAAACAGTGAAGTCACCGTTACCTAAGGTGTGgtgtaataataattgcTTGGCTTGAGCAGATAAAGATGGGACACCGACAACGTGTAAAACACCAACGTGTTCAGCGTAAGAACCGGCAATACCGTTTAAGGCAGATAATTCACCGACACCAAAGGTGGTGATCAAACAGGCCATACCCTTGATTCTGGCGTAACCGTCAGCAGCGTAAGCAGCGTTTAATTCGTTACAGTTACCAGCCCATCTCATACCTGGGACTTCGTAGATCTTATCTAATAAGGATAAGTTGAAGTCACCTGGTAAACCAAAGATGGTGTTACATTGAACTTGCTTTAATCTTTcgaataaatatttacctAAAGTAATTTGAGACATTGTGTTTGTTTATGTTTCCTGTTTGTTGTATGGTACTTTATGATATATGTAACAAGAAATATCATAAACTAATCAGTTGAGTTTTGATGATTgacaatatatatctgcCCTTTATATATGGTTTATTTCcagttaaattttaaaactaCAGGAgcataaaataaatttaggATGAAATAAATACGAATCATAAGTGAATTATGGTAGATGCACACCGTTTAGTGATTGCAATAACAATGGAATGAATTGATTTAATAACTcataaataacaaatagGTGCAGTTAAACAGATATTATTCAACATTGCCATACATTCCCTCAGTGAAAGAGTACAATGATCTTGGAAGTATTTCATATTCAGTTAGGAAAACACATATTGCAACCAAGCAAGTTAAGAGAATCTTAGTTGAGATAAACAAAAGCTAATGACAGCCGATCAATCGACGagtaacaataacaataacattAACATTAACTACCTGTTATTCATTTACGATTAAACTTTAAcataaaaagaataatattCACTAAAGAGTAAGCTTCCTATCCATATTAGTAAGAAGAAATGTATTTCCTTTAAACACCAATATTGATGTTGAACTAAAAGTGAACCATTTTCCAGATGGTAACCAATATAAACCActcttttcttttccaTCCCTCGACATGTATGCACACAGTAAAGcaacaaaaatatctaCATTAATCAAACGTCTAAGTGaataattgatattcaacagtgttgttgttgttctATGAGAACATGTTTATTTCATTGTTGCTGGCTGCATCGTTGGGATATTTCAGTTTTTCAAGATGGTAGGATTGTTGTACAAACAAACACCTTCTTTAGGCGGGAATCGGTAGCACGGATATCTGTGCTCTGAAAAACTTTTCAGAGTgattaaaataaacatcTACCAAATGTATTCGAGCAGAACAGGGAATACTGTTCAAAATTCGCTCAAAATCTTTTATACAGTTCATGCGTGTTGTAAGATATGATATACAATATTTTGCATGCTGTTCTTGCCATGACAACTAACAGTTCAGTAGCATCTTTACTATATTGGATCGCAGCGATGGCTGCTAGAATTTTGGATACTGCTTTATGATATTTGGTATTTCGTGTTCTGGAGTATTGACGCATATTGTGTTATCTGGTGACTACACTCGGTTAAGGTTTTTTATCCACTTAGAAGCAAGCAGTTGGAAGCAATAAATTATTCGTTTATGTTGCTCAGTACGCGACAAGCTGATTAACACGTACTACTATGCGACTTCAATAGTTAAGTGATTTGTACAACGTGGATTCATACGATAAGATAGTTCATGGGGCTACATGTATTATTCTCTTATGGTTTGGTGTAGGGCAGCCAGGATAATGTTTAGAGTGTTACATTCTCAAGATTTGAAATACTCACTTAGTGGTGTAAAGGAATATAACTTCGAGACTATAATGTCTTCCTAAGATCTCTAAGAAAGCAAATAATGCTGTATTGTTATTCCTTTACTGGGTCTGTTTATTGGTTTAGACAGTGCTAATTGAGCTCGTGATGATGCGATGCTTACTCTGCAGATGGTAATGATAACTAATTTGACATTGTCATTACCGGCAATCGTGTATTACAGGTCACATGATCATACTACGCCGTTACAACGCCGACGCCCATCGAATATAGAGTACAACTGCAAACgtataaatttaatagagCATACCATCAGTGGAGGCAAGTTTGTGAAGGTCCTATGAGGTAATTGAATAACTGAACTTAATAGAGAAATGAACGTTCTGGAGTGATCGTGATATATGACAGGCTGCTGGGAAGCTGGAAGACAAGTACTACAAGGCTTGCTGCGCTGCATACAACTTCGGCTTCGACAACTTCATAAGTACTAAGACCCACGCACGTCTGTGTGCAATTATGATTGTGAAAATTGGGATACgtatgatgatgaagaaaaaggGGAGAGACGAGGCCGAGATGGCCAAGAACCTGTCTGTGAAGAATATCCTAAGGTATCATAATATGAGAGGCGTGCGGTTCAGCTTGTATTTTGCGTACCGG
This window encodes:
- the TPHA0Q00100 gene encoding UDP-glucose 4-epimerase (similar to Saccharomyces cerevisiae GAL10 (YBR019C); ancestral locus Anc_3.218), coding for MSGRKTVLVTGGTGYIGSHTVVELYENGYDCILVDNLHNSSSQLVANLETLVGEPIKFYQTDLCDKKGLEQVFRENRIDSVIHFASLKAVGESAKVPLRYYRKNILAALNLLELMEQYEVKILVFASSATVYGDATKQPGMIPIPETCPLGPTNPYGSTKVIIEKLLHDLHISDEKLWKFAILRYFNPIGAHPSGLIGEDPSGVPNNLVPYMAQVASGKIEKLRIFGNDYDTRDGTAIRDYVHVVDLAKGHVAALRYLEKKDDENEGICREWNLGSGTGSTVLEVYNAFCKAYGKEIPYEIVGRRDGDVINLTAKIDRAVKELNWKPQLDVADACESLCR
- the TPHA0Q00110 gene encoding M20 family metallopeptidase gives rise to the protein MKVNNIVPTLFSAAALTSLGQAASSNTTIPDCGGYTKLYGNDSSIVSSIIFNETFRNETKNKLVNAVKIPTITEADFPDPADEPDFEGWQVFKKFHQQLEKDFPKVWSNLNVETVNEFSLIITWNGTDESLKPNVFSAHQDVVPIDNYTLAAWEHEPFSGYWDGTYVWGRGSFDDKNMLISMLQSMEYILENEPEFNPNRTVILVSGCDEEISGYYGAAYINKVLLERYGENGIYSIIDEGGNAITNLTGVWVAAPGVSEKGLMNLEISINGTGGHASTPPDHTNIGIAAQLITTIEDNKFPVQYTNENPISQFFTCIIDKSPLIPKTIKQTFANAFTNDTANEAAISFIQSFGGEYGEYFIRGSQAVDVIDAGNGDNQLPTFTSLTINSRIAPESNSMEQIIKFGANAASVALKNGLGLVIQNNTRIPCTRKGCIVVDVTSIFEPSPVSPTNDVWDQLAGTIRGYFEDVVFPHVFGEDKNTTLYVAPSLMTANSDSKHYWNLTENIYRYQPGFANFNLTGLLHAADEHIDLDTVMHAVGFFYEYIHILSQ
- the TPHA0Q00120 gene encoding alpha-keto acid decarboxylase family protein, whose protein sequence is MSQITLGKYLFERLKQVQCNTIFGLPGDFNLSLLDKIYEVPGMRWAGNCNELNAAYAADGYARIKGMACLITTFGVGELSALNGIAGSYAEHVGVLHVVGVPSLSAQAKQLLLHHTLGNGDFTVFHRMSACISETTSMITDIASAQAEIDRCIKATYISQRTVYLGLPANMVDLMVPADVLNTPIDLSLKPNDVDAETEVLGAILELIKDAKNPIILADACASRHDVKAETKALIDTTQFPSFVTPMGKGSIDEQHPRFGGVYVGTLSRPEVKKAVESADLILSVGALLSDFNTGSFSYSYNTKNIVEFHSDHIKIRKASFPGVQMKFVLEKLVAQVGSVIKGYKPVAIPAPVPANPATPAETPLKQEWLWNQVGKFLKEGDIVLTETGTSAFGINQTHFPTNTYGISQVLWGSIGFTGGATLGAAFAAEEIDPKKRTIVFIGDGSLQLTVQEISTMIRWNLKPYIFVLNNNGYTIEKLIHGPTAEYNEIQNWKHLDILSTFGAKDYENHRVATTGEWDKLASDRAFNENSKIRLIEIMLPVMDAPSNLIAQAKLTEATNAKQ